A stretch of the Thermocladium sp. ECH_B genome encodes the following:
- a CDS encoding methylmalonyl-CoA mutase: MNNEKLRIKYEEWKREFLIPLLNKMPEQRKFETLYGTKIRNLYTPLDWSGDYLMELGFPGQHPYTRGIYPNMYRHRLWTFRQYSGFGSPEDTNARYRFLLSQGQTGLSVAFDLPTQLGLDPDDQLAYPEVGKVGVSVPEVESMNILFRDIDQGKISTSMTINATSAELLSMYIVVAESRGIDAAILDGTVQNDILKEFIARNLYIYPPLHSMRYATDLIAYTAKYLPKWHPISISGYHFREAGATSVQEIAFTLADAIEYVKWTNERSKVSIDEFAPKLSFFFAATTNLFEEIAKFRAVRRMWSRIMRDKFNAANPESMRMKFHVQTSGAALTAQQPEVNIIRTTIQALAAVLGGCQSLHVNSFDEALALPTEKSVELSLRVQQVIAYESGVIDTVDPLGGSYYIEWLTDDIEEKAWKIIEQIDKLGGAVRAVELGYPQREIAASAYEYQKKVDSGELPLIGVNMYRKDERTRMELHKVDPESRKRSIDRVKRVRENRDAEKWGRSLEELRRLANNDEVNIFPGILNAIRAKATVGEVSKVLREEWGEYKPEPIF, from the coding sequence ATGAACAATGAAAAGCTCAGGATTAAGTATGAGGAGTGGAAGAGGGAGTTTCTGATTCCATTGCTGAATAAGATGCCGGAGCAGCGAAAATTCGAGACGTTATATGGAACTAAGATAAGGAATCTATACACGCCGTTGGATTGGAGCGGGGATTACTTGATGGAGCTTGGATTTCCCGGCCAGCATCCATATACGAGGGGCATTTACCCTAATATGTATAGACATAGATTATGGACATTCAGGCAGTACTCCGGCTTCGGGAGTCCCGAGGACACTAATGCTAGGTATAGGTTTCTATTGAGTCAGGGACAGACTGGACTAAGTGTTGCTTTTGATTTGCCCACGCAATTAGGCTTGGATCCTGATGATCAATTAGCCTATCCAGAGGTAGGTAAGGTAGGGGTCTCAGTTCCGGAGGTTGAGTCAATGAATATTTTGTTCAGGGATATAGATCAGGGAAAGATAAGCACATCAATGACCATAAACGCAACATCAGCGGAATTGCTCTCCATGTATATCGTGGTCGCCGAATCTCGTGGCATCGATGCGGCTATTTTGGATGGCACTGTGCAAAACGATATATTAAAGGAATTCATTGCCCGTAACTTATACATATATCCACCGCTTCACTCAATGAGGTACGCCACAGACCTAATAGCGTACACGGCTAAGTACTTGCCTAAGTGGCATCCCATAAGCATAAGTGGATACCACTTTAGGGAGGCTGGCGCCACCTCGGTTCAAGAAATAGCGTTTACACTAGCGGATGCAATAGAGTACGTTAAATGGACTAATGAGCGAAGTAAGGTATCCATAGACGAGTTTGCCCCGAAATTATCGTTCTTCTTCGCGGCCACAACTAATCTATTTGAAGAGATAGCTAAGTTCAGGGCGGTTAGGCGAATGTGGAGTAGAATAATGAGGGATAAATTCAACGCCGCAAATCCGGAGTCAATGAGAATGAAGTTCCACGTACAGACCTCAGGAGCGGCGCTCACGGCCCAGCAGCCTGAGGTCAACATAATTAGGACAACTATACAGGCATTAGCGGCAGTACTAGGCGGTTGTCAGTCTCTTCATGTCAATTCATTTGATGAAGCATTGGCGCTGCCCACGGAGAAATCGGTGGAGTTATCGCTTAGGGTACAGCAAGTGATAGCATATGAGAGTGGTGTAATCGACACGGTTGATCCCTTAGGTGGTTCATACTATATTGAGTGGTTAACTGATGATATTGAGGAGAAGGCGTGGAAAATAATCGAGCAGATAGATAAGTTGGGGGGAGCCGTGAGGGCAGTTGAGTTAGGGTATCCCCAGCGGGAGATAGCTGCCTCTGCTTATGAATATCAAAAGAAGGTGGATAGCGGGGAATTACCGTTGATCGGAGTTAACATGTATAGAAAAGACGAGAGGACGAGGATGGAGCTGCATAAGGTTGATCCCGAATCCAGGAAAAGAAGCATAGATCGCGTTAAGAGAGTAAGAGAGAATAGGGATGCAGAGAAGTGGGGACGTAGCTTGGAGGAGCTCCGTAGATTAGCTAATAACGATGAGGTAAATATTTTCCCTGGAATACTGAACGCGATTAGGGCTAAGGCTACTGTGGGTGAAGTGAGCAAAGTGCTTCGTGAGGAGTGGGGTGAATATAAGCCAGAGCCGATTTTCTAG